In Indicator indicator isolate 239-I01 chromosome 16, UM_Iind_1.1, whole genome shotgun sequence, one genomic interval encodes:
- the TUBGCP4 gene encoding gamma-tubulin complex component 4, which yields MIHELLLALSGYPGAVFTWSKRAGLQVSQELPFLHPSETSVLNRLCRLGTDYIRFTEFVEQYTGHVQQQEHHPSQQNQSGLHGIYLRAFCTGLDSVLQPYRQALLDLEQEFLADPHLSISHVNYSLDQFHLLFPSVMVMVEQIKTQKIHGCQILETVHKHSCGGLPPVRSALEKILAVCHGVMYKQLSAWMLHGLLLDQHEEFFIKQGPSSGNVPSQPEEDDDDLGIGGLTGKQLRELQDLRLIEEENMLAPSLKQFSLRVEMLPSYIPVRVAEKILFVGESVQMFENQNVNLTRKGSILKNQEDTFAAELHRLKQQPLFSLVDFESVVDWIRSTVAEHLWKLMVEESDLLGQLKIIKDFYLLGRGELFQAFIDTAQHMLKTPPTAVTEHDVNVAFRQSAHKVLLDDDNLLPLLHLTIEYHGKEHKDASQTREGPSRELSPREAPTSGWAALGLSYKVQWPLHILFTPAVLEKYNVVFKYLLSVRRVQAELQHCWALQMQRKHLKSNRTDAIKWRLRDHMAFLVDNLQYYLQVDVLESQFSQLLQQINATRDFESIRLAHDHFLSNLLAQSFILLKPVFHCLNEILDLCHSFCSLVSQNLGPLDERGAAQLSILVKGFSRQSSLLFMILSSVRNHQINSDLAQLLLRLDYNKYYTQAGGTLGSFGV from the exons ATGATTCACGAGCTGCTGCTGGCGCTGAGCGGGTACCCGGGAGCGGTCTTCACCTGGAGCAAGCGCGCTGGCCTGCAG GTGTCTCAGGAACTACCGTTCTTGCACCCTAGCGAGACCAGCGTCCTGAACCGGCTCTGCCGCCTCGGCACCGACTACATCCGCTTCACCGAATTTGTGGAGCAGTACACGGGACATGTACAGCAGCAG GAGCACCACCCATCTCAGCAAAACCAGAGTGGATTACATGGCATTTATTTGCGAGCCTTCTGCACAGGTCTTGATTCAGTGCTGCAGCCATATCGACAGGCACTACTTGACCTAGAACAAGAG TTTCTGGCTGACCCACATCTTTCAATCTCACATGTTAATTATTCCTTGGACCAG TTTCATTTACTCTTCCCATCTGTGATGGTCATGGTGGAACAGATCAAGACTCAGAAG attCATGGATGTCAGATACTGGAAACAGTCCACAAACATAGCTGTGGGGGGTTGCCTCCTGTTCGCAGTGCTCTTGAAAA GATTCTGGCTGTGTGTCATGGAGTCATGTATAAGCAGCTCTCTGCCTGGATGCTGCATGGATTGCTACTAGATCAACATGAAGAATTCTTTATCAAACAAGGCCCCTCTTCTGGGAATGTCCCTAGCCAACctgaagaagatgatgatgaccTAGGAATTGGAGGACTTACAGGAAAACAGCTACGAGAACTGCAGGACCTG CGCCTGATTGAGGAGGAGAACATGTTGGCTCCATCACTCAAACAGTTTTCTCTGCGAGTGGAAATGCTGCCTTCGTACATCCCTGTGCGGGTTGCTGAGAAAATCCTCTTTGTGGGAGAATCTGTGCAGATGTTTGAGAATCAAAATGTTAACCTAACCAGAAAAG GTTCCATCTTAAAAAACCAGGAGGACACTTTTGCAGCAGAGCTACATCGACTCAAGCAGCAACCACTCTTTAGTTTAGTGGACTTTGAGTCAGTGGTTGACTGGATACGGAGCACTGTTGCTGAG catCTTTGGAAACTGATGGTGGAAGAATCAGATTTATTAGGACAGTTGAAG ATTATAAAAGACTTCTACCTTTTGGGAAGAGGTGAGCTGTTTCAAGCCTTCATTGACACTGCGCAGCACATGCTAAAAACACCACCCACAGCTGTAACTGAACATG ATGTCAACGTTGCCTTTCGGCAGTCTGCTCATAAAGTGCTGTTGGATGATGACaaccttcttcctctgcttcattTAACCATTGAGTATCATGGCAAGGAGCATAAAG ATGCTTCTCAGACTCGTGAAGGACCTTCCCGGGAGTTATCTCCACGTGAAGCCCCCACATCTGGATGGGCAGCTCTGGGCCTTTCTTACAAAGTTCAGTGGCCACTGCACATTCTCTTTACTCCTGCTGTTCTGGAGAA GTACAATGTTGTGTTCAAATACCTGCTAAGTGTACGACGAgtccaggctgagctgcagcactgctgggctctCCAGATGCAGCGCAAGCACCTGAAATCTAACAGAACTGATGCCATCAAGTGGCGTCTGAGGGACCACATGGCTTTCCTTGTGGACAACCTTCAGTATTATCTGCAG GTGGATGTACTGGAGTCTCAGTTctcacagcttctgcagcagatCAATGCCACGCGAGACTTTGAGAGCATACGCCTGGCTCATGATCATTTCTTAAGTAATCTGCTGGCTCAGTCTTTCATCCTCCTAAAACCT GTTTTCCACTGCTTAAATGAAATTCTGGATCTTTGTCATAGTTTTTGTTCTCTGGTCAGTCAGAATCTGGGCCCATTAGATGAACGGGGAGCTGCACAGCTCAGTATTTTGGTGAAG GGATTCAGTCGTCAGTCATCACTTCTCTTCATGATTCTCTCCAGCGTTCGCAACCATCAGATAAACTCTGACTTGGCTCAACTGCTGCTGCGCTTGGATTATAACAAATACTACACTCAGGCTGGAGGAACCTTGGGCAG TTTTGGTGTTTAA